Proteins encoded by one window of Osmerus mordax isolate fOsmMor3 unplaced genomic scaffold, fOsmMor3.pri Scaffold_76, whole genome shotgun sequence:
- the LOC136940180 gene encoding serine/threonine-protein kinase WNK1-like, producing MSENPNGKVVTFLAPPSPKNVNGGSSDTLMVDKLTPEVRRRRHTMDRDSKTAEHRFFRRSVICDSNATALDLPSQAVILTSPIDCEPASPPSGPVPQAAQGSLAVPLPSLVVSKVAERQAESGGGEGGGTTTSCSSVGSSVEGVVVLEAGHKALDVSDREGETEDDAGAAARPKEDVSDGKAPAGESSVASEEEREERERGAAKARAEAEQREAEKKVQEDIEEVETKAVGTSPDGRFLKFDIEIGRGSFKTVYKGLDTETTVEVAWCELQ from the coding sequence ATGTCGGAAAACCCCAACGGCAAGGTTGTGACTTTTCTGGCCCCTCCCTCGCCCAAGAATGTGAACGGGGGCAGCTCTGACACCCTCATGGTGGATAAATTAACCCCTGAGGTCCGACGCCGGCGCCACACCATGGACCGGGACTCCAAGACCGCCGAGCACCGCTTCTTCAGACGCAGTGTGATCTGCGACTCCAACGCCACGGCCCTGGACCTGCCCAGCCAGGCGGTCATCCTCACCTCCCCGATCGACTGCGAacctgccagccctccatcaGGCCCCGTGCCGCAGGCCGCCCAGGGGAGCCTGGCGGTGCCTCTGCCCAGCCTGGTGGTGTCGAAGGTGGCCGAGAGGCAAGCTGAGTCTGGGGGCGGTGAAGGTGGAGGAACCACCACCAGCTGTAGCAGTGTGGGGAGCAGTGTCGAAggggtggtggtgctggaggcCGGTCACAAAGCGTTGGATGTCAGcgacagagaaggggagacgGAGGACGACGCCGGTGCGGCGGCCAGGCCGAAGGAGGACGTGTCGGACGGGAAGGCGCCCGCGGGGGAGAGCAGCGTGGCGTcggaggaggagcgagaggagagggagagaggggcggcgaAGGCTCGCGCGGAAGCGGAACAGAGGGAGGCGGAGAAGAAGGTGCAGGAGGACATAGAGGAGGTGGAGACCAAAGCCGTGGGCACGTCGCCCGACGGGCGCTTTCTCAAGTTTGACATCGAGATCGGACGGGGCTCCTTTAAGACGGTCTACAAGGGCCTGGACACGGAGACCACGGTGGAGGTGGCCTGGTGTGAGCTGCAG